From the Desulforegula conservatrix Mb1Pa genome, the window CTTTCTTTTTGTCTGGCCAAATCTCGAAATACATCTCCCAAATATTTCCTCAATTCTACATAAATAGTCTTTTTTCTATACTTTGGAATCCATACTACATGATACTTGCATTCCCAGGTACTATGGCTTAGGCTTTGTCTCTCGCTCATTGAAGTCTCCTTTAACTTGAACTTTAGGCGGTTCAGTTATTGGAGACTTCTTCTTATTCCAGGATCTGTCAAACTCTGTGAGTCCACCGGCAGAGCCGGGGGTTTACTTATGATTAATTAATTCTGAATTCCGGCCTTCGCAGGAATGACGGGAATCTGACTTTTTGCTACCATGTAAATTCCCCAAAGATGTAAACGCTATAGGGCGAAGTTCATTTCTTAATATTGAAAAAATAATTAACAGCTCGAAAACATAAATTTTTATAAACGAACAATTATTTTAACAAGATGAAACAAAATCAAACAGTGCGACATATATAAAACCAATGCAATATGTAAATTTTTTTTACAGTTTGTCAAATTTCATTAAAATGGGCTAAAATAAGGCAAAATGCTTTGTAAACATTGAATTGAAAATCATTTTTTTGTTTTGTTTTCTTTTGACTTTCTTGTTTTTTTAAAGTTAAAAGTATTTTCTATTTTTTAGGATAAGCTCGGAAAACAATATAAAGTTTTTATGTTTCAATATGTTTCTTTTTGTTTAAAAAGCATCTAAATACTGCCCCCTGCACATGGGCACAATAATTGCTTTGCAATTATAAGCTTCTTATAAAAAACTATAAGAAGATTTAGGAGATAAAAATATGCCTGAATCGTATAAT encodes:
- a CDS encoding transposase, with protein sequence MSERQSLSHSTWECKYHVVWIPKYRKKTIYVELRKYLGDVFRDLARQKE